The Dromaius novaehollandiae isolate bDroNov1 chromosome 32, bDroNov1.hap1, whole genome shotgun sequence genome includes a window with the following:
- the LOC135324557 gene encoding cytochrome b5 domain-containing protein 1, producing MAAPPRPRFFTPREVAAHARPGDLWVSCLGRVLDLTALVREHHGEPCLRPLLEAAGTDISHWFDPQTHDLLQRVEPRSGLRVPGGGRGPGVPPPTPRSDWVPPRGPPWWRDPRYEVGRLGPPRRLRLLNALTGQQHLLEVCAEETLAEVLGRSLPLNAHAGSYSWRRPGAPAALEPGGRPLQPGGGPGGPDLDLDADLDPPPQPPALLLHFNDDFTEL from the exons atggcggcgccgccgcggccgcggttCTTCACGCCGCGGGAGGTGGCGGCGCACGCGCGGCCCGGCGACCTCTGGGTCAGCTGCCTCGGCCGCGTGCTCGACCTCACCGCCCTGGTGCGGGAGCACCACG gggAGCCCtgcctgcgccccctgctggaggCGGCGGGGACCGACATCAGCCACTGGTTCGACCCCCAGACCCACGAC ctgctgcagcgggtggagccgcgctcggggctgcgggtgccgggggggggccgcgggccgggggtgCCGCCGCCGACGCCCCGCTCGGACTGGgtgcccccccgcggccccccctgGTGGCGGGACCCCCGCTACGAGGTGgggcgcctgggccccccccgccgcctccgcctcctcaACGCCCTCACCGGGCAGCAGCACCTCCTCGAG GTGTGCGCGGAGGAGACGCTGGCGGAGGTGCTGGGCCGCTCGCTGCCCCTCAACGCCCACGCCGGCAGCTACAGCTGGCGCCGCccgggggcccccgccgccctggAGCCGGGGGGGCGCCcgctgcagccgggggggggcccgggggggcccgacCTCGACCTCGACGCCGACCTCGAccccccgccccagccgcccGCCCTCCTGCTCCACTTCAACGACGACTTCACCGAGCTCTAG
- the NAA38 gene encoding N-alpha-acetyltransferase 38, NatC auxiliary subunit, whose product MAEPPEPREENGCGGRGRGPAEPGGGPPRARRRLEALLNRSMRIRMSDGRTLVGAFLCTDRDANVILGSAQEFLKAADSFPGSEPRVLGLAMVPGHHIVSIEVERDGAAPLYP is encoded by the exons ATGGCGGAGCCGCCGGAGCCGCGGGAGGAGAacggctgcggcgggcgggggcggggcccggcg gagcccgggggggggcccccgcgggcccggcggcgcctgGAGGCGCTGCTCAACCGCAGCATGCGGATCCGCATGTCGGACGGGCGCACGCTGGTGGGGGCCTTCCTCTGCACCGACCGCGACGCCAACGTCATCCTCGGCTCCGCCCAGGAGTTCCTCAAGGCCGCCG ACTCCTTCCCGGGCAGCGAGCCGCGGGTGCTGGGCCTGGCCATGGTGCCCGGCCACCACATCGTCTCCATCGAGGTGGAGCGCGACGGCGCCGCCCCCCTCTACCCGTGA